AGCAATGACCGGCCGGGAGCGGGCAGCGTGCGCCAATTCCAGATCGGGGAGTCCAAACCAGTCCCCCGACCCCATGCGCCAGGCGATGGAGAAAACCGTACACTGTCTGGCAAGACATCAGAGAGCGTGTTTGCTCTCCGGTGCGTTGCGCTGGTCAGCGCCAGTTGTTGCCATGGTGCCAAAAATTGGTTATACCAGTCAACCATTCTGGTAAGGCATTTACGACTGAGGTATTTTGTCGCCCGGACTTACCCTGAAAAGAGATGTAGATCGTTGTATCTCTCATAGGGCCGTTGTCTTTCATATAGTAATAATGACCATTAGATAATACAGTAAACAGAGTGGGAGAGTCGCGTGAAACTGGCAGCACTGGGAGAGGTAATGGTAGAGCTGGCGCCGCAGGCGTCGGTTGATAGCGGGCAGGGCGGCAAGGCGCTGTTGGCGCAGTCGTACGCCGGGGATACCTACAATACCGCCGTGTACATCGCCCGTGGCGGCGTCGATGTCAGCTACGTGACCCTGCTCGGGGATGACCCCTACAGTGAGGAAGTACTCACCCGCCTGGCGGGTGAGGGTATCGATACCAGTGCCATTGCGCGCCTGCCCGGACGTTGCCCGGGCCTGTATATGATCCAGAACACCCCCGACGGTGAGCGCTACTTCACCTACTGGCGCGGCGAGGCGCCAGCGCGGGAATTGTTTGCGGACGCGACTCGCCGCGAAGCGCTGGCGGCATACCTGCAGGAGATGGACTGCATTTATCTGTCCGGAATCACCCTGGCGATCATGACTCCGGAAGCCCGCGCGGAACTGCTGACCTTCCTCGAGGGCTATCGTGCCCGCGGTGGCCGTGTCGCCTTCGACAGCAATTACCGTCCCCGCTTGTGGGCGTCTGCCGATACGGCGCGCGCGGCGGTGGCAGAATTTCTGCAGCAGACGGATATGGCGCTGCTCACCTTCG
The Microbulbifer celer DNA segment above includes these coding regions:
- a CDS encoding sugar kinase, which gives rise to MKLAALGEVMVELAPQASVDSGQGGKALLAQSYAGDTYNTAVYIARGGVDVSYVTLLGDDPYSEEVLTRLAGEGIDTSAIARLPGRCPGLYMIQNTPDGERYFTYWRGEAPARELFADATRREALAAYLQEMDCIYLSGITLAIMTPEARAELLTFLEGYRARGGRVAFDSNYRPRLWASADTARAAVAEFLQQTDMALLTFEDEQALWGDKRPGSCVKRNTGFGVSELVIKRGAEPVLLQFDGELSAIDVPRVSSVVDTTGAGDSFNAGYLAARLQGTSPEASIAAGNRCAARVIGHRGAIIPRAEYLAVEPEVEPG